The following coding sequences are from one Rutidosis leptorrhynchoides isolate AG116_Rl617_1_P2 chromosome 11, CSIRO_AGI_Rlap_v1, whole genome shotgun sequence window:
- the LOC139874575 gene encoding uncharacterized protein, with translation MGKSSAGKNPKKSQQTTSKVLRNRTVGVDEKVVESESTDSSDCDAATSKKNDGSKGNDGSLIGLRDDPVPLEDSSNPKEERDMPANHDSSKDNTVAEENIDEDIVSVHSEDSWDEKYGRDASHDCAASPVKAVHGSNIKVPATQEQTQEQPKEQAKKVLYSDIVSDAKVPRKVNFRFIEPISNLDDGVDVAIPLSSVREATERYSHTLYGYFLGKRVAFPVVHNYVMNVWRKYGIEKIMMNSKGFFFFKFSSKQGMMDVMENGPWIIRTIPIILNQWTPSVSLTKEDLTRVPVWVKMHDVPLSGFTEDGLSCIASSIGQPLMLDSYTSTMCMESWGRPNYARALIEIQANKEMKETLVVATPSLMEDGITKGTTKDVVKVEYEWKPPRCPYCEVFGHTKAGCPKAIPVKEPQKQDEDGFVQVNKRYNKGVIIGKKRSNGSVMGFNKPKLVYRPVRKESNSQKEGEKQKASTSGTKKVVNNMFGALNDLDPNEEYDLNIPHVKAKRNGQVVGTLVDEESDVEEETNANKKRSEGASTPVAESRAASHKLQSICNNVCNTWDWTSNANKCSGGTRIILGWNPLLVQLMVLAMTDQVIHCQIRMVHNGSHVFASFVYADNYYVQRRKLWRDLQMHHGFVNDNPWVILGDFNASVSIDESTASGSCMTLAMREFKECLDNIQVDDVNNMGMQFTWNQKPNATTGILKKIDRVLVNDGFLSIYPNAYAIFQPYRKSDHSPSILKIPSLLPVKPKMFRFSNYVADQEGFKQCVVDGWGVIVEGHAMFQVVKRLRYMKKTIRKLMWTKGNIHATVCRLREELDKLQIELDRDPFSLPIREAEANKLKEFNDALWDEERFLKQKAKVQWLKVGDSNSKYFHKVIKCKANRSRINAITNNDGVVVEGAAVAEVFVQHYMEFLGASQPCDQIVNSQSIFVNKLSSEQALHMIRQVTDEEVKAAMFDIGDDKAPGPDGYSSVFFKKSWDIVGHDICKAVKDFFKNGHLLTEINHTILALLPKVETPRLVNDYRPISCCNVLYKCISKIITTRIKGCLDCIVSDNQAAFVPGRRITDNILITQEIVKNYHLNRGVPRCAFKVDIQKAYDTVDWGFLKHILHCYGFHKTMIKWIMKCVSTTSFSISINGEIHGFFKGRRGLRQGDPMSPYLFTLVMECLTLMIKRNIREADSFKYHPMCDQQEIVNVCFADDLFLLAHASTGSVKVISEALDEFKRCSGLVPSLPKSTAYFANVTSGVKNDVLDLMPFIEGSLPVRYLGVPLISSRLYYNDCKSLVDRVRAKISDWKNKYLSFAGRVQLISSVLSSMQGYWSSVFMLPDAIIKDIEKLMRGFLWCQGEMKKGKAKVRWKDVCLPKKEGGLGLKNLKVWNIALISYHVWCVITHKQSLWVRWIHSYRLSNQSFWEVDVPTTASYGWKKILGLREVIRPFIIHKIGRGDCTYAWHDIWSDFGHLSGLFSYREIHQAGFQRLSTVADLWVSNGWNWPTSWTSRFPMLMNIRPPDMNKEDSVFWRDNHGDLIQFSSQVAWESLRPKAPLVSWFSLIWFPQGVPRQAFIMWLLVKEKLKTQDKLKAWDVGSSRHLNDSCALCKTQQDSHDHLFFECPFSMQVWSRVQQNIPLQILSYKWREIMDLLSEVADRQVARVVVSKLLLSASVYFLWQERNARLFKSETRSPDQIFKIIFSSTRLKLMSLKFKDSLHVRNLKARWNL, from the exons ATGGGAAAGAGTTCTGCTGGAAAGAATCCTAAGAAATCACAACAAACCACATCTAAGGTTTTGAGGAATCGTACCGTGGGCGTtgatgagaaagtagtagagagtgaATCGACTGACTCTAGCGATTGTGATGCAGCAACGTCGAAGAAGAATGACGGATCTAAGGGGAACGATGGAAGTCTGATCGGATTAAGGGACGATCCAGTACCTCTTGAGGATAGCTCTAATCCTAAGGAGGAAAGGGATATGCCTGCGAATCATGATTCTTCCAAAGATAATACTGTTGCTGAGGAAAATATTGATGAGGACATAGTTAGTGTTCACTCTGAGGATTCATGGGATGAGAAGTATGGCAGGGATGCGAGTCATGACTGTGCTGCGTCTCCTGTCAAGGCGGTACATGGGAGTAACATAAAGGTACCTGCTACACAGGAACAAACACAAGAACAACCAAAGGAACAAGCAAAGAAGGTATTGTATAGTGATATTGTTTCTGATGCTAAGGTCCCTAGAAAAGTTAATTTTCGATTTATTGAACCTATTAGCAACTTAGATGATGGAGTTGATGTTGCTATTCCGTTATCTTCTGTTCGGGAAGCGACAGAAAGGTATAGCCATACTTTATATGGTTATTTCTTGGGAAAAAGGGTTGCATTCCCGGTTGTTCACAACTATGTCATGAACGTTTGGAGGAAGTATGGAATTGAGAAAATAATGATGAATTCGAAAGGTTTTTTCTTTTTCAAGTTTTCTAGTAAACAAGGAATGATGGATGTTATGGAGAATGGTCCATGGATTATTCGGACAATTCCAATTATTTTGAACCAATGGACACCTTCGGTATCGCTTACAAAGGAGGATCTTACAAGAGTCCCGGTGTGGGTAAAGATGCATGATGTGCCTTTATCGGGGTTCACGGAAGATGGGTTGAGTTGCATAGCGTCTAGTATTGGTCAACCATTAATGTTGGATTCATATACGAGTACCATGTGTATGGAATCTTGGGGGCGACCTAACTATGCGAGGGCGTTAATTGAGATCCAAGCTAACAAGGAGATGAAAGAAACTCTTGTAGTTGCGACTCCTAGTCTAATGGAGGATGGTATAACGAAAGGGACTACGAAGGATGTAGTTAAGGTTGAGTATGAATGGAAGCCACCGAGATGTCCATATTGTGAGGTATTTGGTCATACTAAAGCAGGCTGCCCTAAAGCTATTCCTGTTAAAGAACCGCAAAAACAAGATGAGGATGGTTTCGTGCAGGTGAATAAACGTTACAATAAGGGAGTGATTATCGGCAAGAAGAGAAGTAATGGTAGTGTAATGGGTTTTAATAAACCCAAGCTGGTATATCGTCCTGTTCGTAAAGAAAGTAATAGTCAGAAGGAAGGAGAGAAGCAGAAGGCAAGCACAAGTGGTACTAAAAAAGTAGTCAATAATATGTTTGGTGCTCTAAATGATTTGGACCCAAATGAGGAATATGACCTGAATATACCCCATGTAAAAGCGAAACGTAATGGCCAGGTTGTGGGAACTCTAGTCGATGAGGAGAGTGATGTAGAAGAGGAAACAAACGCCAATAAGAAGCGATCTGAGGGTGCAAGCACACCCGTTGCGGAG TCCCGTGCAGCATCGCATAAACTGCAGTCGATATGTAATAATGTTTGTAATACGTGGGATTGGACGTCGAATGCTAACAAATGTTCTGGTGGCACTCGCATTATTTTAGGGTGGAATCCGTTGTTAGTTCAGCTTATGGTTTTGGCTATGACGGATCAGGTTATTCATTGCCAGATCCGTATGGTTCATAATGGGAGTCACGTGTTTGCTTCGTTTGTTTATGCGGATAATTATTACGTGCAAAGGCGAAAGTTATGGCGGGATCTTCAGATGCATCATGGGTTTGTTAATGATAATCCTTGGGTTATTCTTGGAGACTTTAATGCTTCAGTTAGTATTGATGAATCAACTGCGAGTGGCTCGTGTATGACTCTAGCTATGCGTGAGTTCAAAGAATGCTTAGATAACATTCAAGTTGATGATGTGAATAACATGGGCATGCAATTTACGTGGAATCAAAAACCTAATGCTACAACGGGTATTTTGAAGAAAATTGACCGTGTTTTAGTCAACGATGGGTTTCTTTCTATTTACCCTAATGCTTATGCTATATTTCAGCCATATAGAAAATCGGATCATAGTCCTTCAATATTGAAAATTCCTTCCTTGTTGCCTGTTAAACCAAAAATGTTTCGATTTAGCAATTATGTAGCGGATCAGGAGGGATTTAAACAATGTGTTGTGGATGGTTGGGGTGTTATTGTGGAGGGCCACGCAATGTTTCAAGTGGTTAAGCGTTTGAGATACATGAAAAAAACCATTAGAAAACTTATGTGGACGAAAGGGAATATTCATGCAACCGTTTGCAGGCTTCGAGAGGAGTTAGACAAATTACAAATCGAGTTGGATCGTGACCCTTTTTCGTTACCTATTCGAGAAGCAGAAGCAAATAAGCTGAAAGAATTTAATGATGCTTTATGGGACGAGGAACGTTTTTTAAAACAAAAAGCTAAGGTGCAATGGTTAAAGGTTGGTGACAGCAACTCTAAATATTTTCACAAAGTGATTAAATGTAAAGCCAACAGAAGCCGAATAAATGCTATTACGAATAATGATGGGGTTGTAGTTGAGGGAGCTGCTGTTGCTGAAGTTTTTGTTCAGCACTATATGGAGTTTCTAGGTGCTTCGCAACCCTGTGATCAGATTGTAAATTCACAGTCCATTTTTGTGAATAAACTTTCGAGTGAGCAAGCGCTTCATATGATTCGTCAAGTTACAGATGAGGAAGTGAAAGCTGCTATGTTTGATATAGGAGATGACAAAGCTCCTGGTCCGGATGGGTATAGTTCTGTATTTTTCAAAAAATCATGGGATATTGTGGGTCACGATATATGCAAAGCGGTTAAAGACTTCTTTAAGAATGGTCACTTACTTACTGAAATAAATCATACCATTTTAGCTTTGCTTCCAAAGGTTGAAACTCCAAGATTGGTTAATGATTACCGCCCAATCTCATGCTGTAATGTGCTTTATAAGTGTATCAGTAAGATCATTACAACAAGGATAAAGGGGTGTTTGGATTGTATTGTGAGCGACAACCAAGCAGCTTTTGTCCCGGGTCGTCGTATCACTGATAATATTTTAATTACTCAGGAGATTGTGAAAAATTATCACCTTAATAGAGGAGTGCCCCGGTGCGCCTTCAAGGTGGATATCCAGAAAGCGTATGATACGGTGGACTGGGGATTTCTGAAACATATTCTACATTGTTATGGTTTTCATAAGACCATGATAAAATGGATAATGAAATGTGTGTCCACTACTTCGTTTTCTATTAGTATTAATGGGGAGATCCATGGATTCTTCAAAGGGAGGAGAGGGTTGCGGCAGGGAGACCCAATGTCCCCTTATTTGTTTACATTGGTGATGGAATGTCTGACTCTGATGATAAAGAGAAATATTCGTGAAGCCGATTCTTTCAAATACCACCCTATGTGTGATCAACAGGAGATTGTGAATGTGTGCTTTGCTGATGATTTATTTTTATTGGCTCATGCTAGTACAGGTTCGGTGAAGGTTATCTCAGAAGCCTTGGATGAATTTAAAAGATGCTCAGGTTTGGTTCCGAGTCTTCCCAAGAGTACAGCCTACTTTGCTAATGTTACTTCAGGGGTAAAGAATGATGTGCTTGATTTGATGCCATTTATTGAAGGTTCTCTTCCGGTCAGATACCTAGGTGTGCCGTTGATCTCTTCTCGGTTATATTATAATGATTGTAAATCCTTGGTCGATCGGGTAAGAGCTAAGATTAGTGACTGGAAGAATAAATACTTATCTTTCGCCGGAAGAGTTCAGTTGATTTCGTCGGTGTTGTCCTCCATGCAAGGTTACTGGTCCTCTGTTTTTATGTTACCGGATGCCATTATAAAGGATATCGAAAAGCTTATGCGTGGTTTTTTGTGGTGTCAAGGAGAGATGAAAAAGGGTAAGGCTAAGGTTAGATGGAAAGATGTTTGTCTCCCAAAGAAGGAAGGAGGTTTGGGTCTAAAAAATTTGAAAGTTTGGAATATTGCGCTTATTTCGTATCATGTGTGGTGTGTAATCACACATAAACAATCTTTGTGGGTTCGTTGGATCCACTCATATAGGCTTTCAAACCAGAGTTTTTGGGAGGTCGATGTTCCAACAACAGCTAGTTACGGGTGGAAGAAAATTTTGGGTCTGAGAGAGGTGATCCGTCCTTTTATCATTCATAAGATTGGTAGAGGGGATTGTACTTATGCTTGGCATGATATTTGGAGTGACTTTGGTCACCTAAGTGGGTTGTTTTCTTATAGAGAAATTCATCAAGCAGGTTTCCAGAGGTTGTCTACTGTTGCGGATTTGTGGGTGTCAAATGGTTGGAATTGGCCAACTTCTTGGACCAGTCGTTTCCCGATGCTAATGAATATCCGTCCGCCTGATATGAATAAAGAGGATTCTGTGTTTTGGAGAGACAATCATGGAGATTTGATTCAGTTTTCTTCTCAGGTGGCATGGGAATCTTTACGCCCCAAAGCCCCGTTGGTTTCATGGTTTTCTCTTATTTGGTTTCCCCAAGGAGTTCCTCGTCAGGCTTTCATCATGTGGCTTCTTGTTAAAGAAAAGTTGAAGACTCAGGATAAGCTAAAAGCTTGGGATGTTGGGTCGTCGAGGCATTTGAATGATTCATGTGCATTATGCAAAACTCAGCAGGATTCCCATGATCATTTATTCTTCGAATGCCCGTTTTCTATGCAGGTCTGGAGCCGAGTTCAACAAAATATTCCATTGCAGATTTTGAGCTATAAGTGGCGTGAAATTATGGATCTGTTAAGCGAAGTGGCTGATAGACAAGTGGCTCGAGTGGTTGTTTCGAAACTCCTGTTGTCCGCTTCAGTTTATTTCTTATGGCAGGAAAGGAATGCAAGGTTGTTCAAGTCAGAAACAAGGAGTCCAGATCAGATTTTCAAGATTATATTCTCGTCTACGAGGCTCAAGTTAATGTCCTTAAAGTTTAAGGACTCGCTCCATGTCCGTAATTTAAAAGCTAGATGGAATCTCTAA